One part of the Zingiber officinale cultivar Zhangliang unplaced genomic scaffold, Zo_v1.1 ctg130, whole genome shotgun sequence genome encodes these proteins:
- the LOC122036013 gene encoding phosphoribosylamine--glycine ligase-like yields the protein MASAACNIGSSLRFPASEPGRHLVCGGSISSLCFRSYRAWGSIFASTGCAQGSPTSLPRWNFVVRASVDDESDDISGTRGGNRSSSCFEDRVVVLVIGGGGREHALCYALQRSPSCDVVFCAPGNAGISQSGNATCIPDLNILDSKAVISFCQTWGVGLVVVGPEIPLVAGLADDLVKAGIPTFGPSAKAAALEGSKDFMKKLCDKYGIPTAKYQTFINPSFAKQYVKEQGAPIVVKADGLAAGKGVIVAMSLEEAYEAIDSMLVDGAFGSAGSQVIIEEFLEGEEASFFALVDGETAIPLESAQDHKRVGDGDTGPNTGGMGAYSPAPILTKELESVVMDSIILPTVKGMEAEGNKFIGVLYAGLMIEKKTGMPKLIEYNVRFGDPECQVLMMRLESDLAQVLLAACGGELGSVSLKWSPGSAMVVVMASKGYPGSYKKGTKIRNLEEAEMLSPAVKIFHAGTDVDPDGNFIAVGGRVLGVTARGKDIEEARERVYDAVEAVDWPEGFFRHDIGWRALNVKQLTNNL from the exons ATGGCTTCCGCTGCTTGCAATATTGGGAGCTCGTTGAGGTTTCCGGCCAGTGAACCTGGTCGGCATCTTGTTTGCGGTGGTTCGATTTCTTCGCTCTGCTTCCGGAGTTATAGGGCTTGGGGTTCGATATTTGCCTCCACCGGCTGTGCTCAGGGATCGCCTACATCGTTGCCTCGGTGGAACTTCGTCGTTAGGGCTTCGGTTGACGATGAATCTGATGATATTTCCGGTACGCGCGGTGGCAACAGAAGCTCGAGTTGTTTCG AGGATAGAGTGGTTGTTCTTGTCATTGGTGGCGGTGGAAGGGAACATGCACTTTGCTATGCCTTGCAGCGATCTCCATCCTGTGATGTAGTTTTCTGTGCCCCAGGTAATGCTGGAATTTCTCAGTCTGGGAATGCCACTTGCATACCAGACCTAAACATTCTTGATAGCAAAGCAGTGATCTCCTTTTGCCAAACGTGGGGTGTTGGATTGGTGGTTGTTGGTCCCGAAATTCCTCTAGTGGCTGGTCTTGCTGATGATCTTGTCAAGGCTGGGATCCCTACTTTTGGCCCATCAGCAAAAGCTGCAGCACTAGAAGGATCAAAAGATTTCATGAAGAAGTTATGTGATAAATATGGCATCCCTACGGCAAAG TATCAAACTTTTATCAATCCTTCCTTTGCAAAACAATATGTAAAGGAGCAAGGTGCACCTATTGTTGTGAAGGCAGATGGGTTGGCTGCTGGGAAGGGAGTGATTGTGGCCATGAGTTTAGAGGAGGCATATGAAGCCATCGATTCTATGCTTGTTGATGGCGCATTTGGTTCTGCTGGTTCACAAGTTATCATAGAAGAATTTCttgaaggagaggaagcttctttctttgctcTTGTAGATGGTGAGACTGCTATACCTCTTGAATCTGCCCAGGATCACAAAAGGGTTGGAGATGGTGATACTGGACCAAATACAGGTGGAATGGGTGCATACTCCCCTGCACCAATTCTCACAAAAGAGCTCGAGTCTGTTGTTATGGATTCAATAATCCTTCCAACAGTGAAGGGAATGGAAGCCGAGGGTAACAAATTTATTGGGGTACTTTATGCTGGACTCATGATCGAGAAAAAAACAGGAATGCCTAAACTCATCGAGTACAATGTACGGTTTGGGGATCCAGAATGTCAG gTTCTAATGATGCGTTTGGAGTCTGATCTGGCACAAGTTTTGCTTGCAGCTTGCGGAGGAGAATTGGGCAGTGTTTCATTAAAGTGGTCACCTGGATCAGCAATGGTGGTGGTAATGGCTAGCAAAGGTTATCCTGGATCCTACAAGAAGGGAACCAAGATAAGAAACCTTGAAGAGGCAGAAATGCTTTCACCTGCAGTTAAGATCTTTCATGCAGGCACAGATGTAGACCCAGATGGCAATTTCATTGCTGTTGGTGGTCGTGTCCTTGGCGTTACCGCCAGGGGCAAAGATATAGAAGAAGCTAGAGAAAGAGTTTACGATGCTGTGGAAGCAGTGGATTGGCCTGAAGGATTCTTCCGCCATGACATTGGCTGGAGAGCACTTAACGTCAAGCAATTAACCAACAATCTGTGA